The Micromonospora sp. NBC_00421 DNA window CTATCCGGGCGATCCTGGACCGCATCTGCAACAAGTGGACACTGCTGATCGTGGCGACCCTGGACGGGGGCGCACTGCGCTTCACCGAGCTGCACCAGCAGATACCCGGCATCTCCCAGCGCATGTTGACACTGACCCTGCGCCACCTGGAGCACGACGGCCTGGTGTCGCGGACGGCGTACGCGGAGGTCCCGCCCCGGGTGGAGTACGCGCTGACCCCCACCGGCAAGAGCCTCATCCCGCCCGCGCTGGCCCTCGCCGGCTGGGCCATCGCAAACGTCCCCCACATCGAGGCGAGCCGAGCCCTCCACCAGACCGGGACGGGATGAGTGGTTCGGAGGATGACGATGGGGCAACCGACACTGTTCCTGACCGTGGGGCTCCCCTGCACCGGGAAGACCACCACCGCTCGGCGCATCGAGATCGAGCAGAACGCCCTTCGACTCACGAAGGACGAATGGGTGAAGGCCCTCTACGGGCACGAGAATCCGCCGTCGGCCGGAGACGTGATCGAGGGACGACTCATCCAGATCGGGCTGCGCGCCCTCGAACTCGGCACCAACGTCGTGATCGACTACGGCCTCTGGGGCCGCGACGAGCGCTCCGCCCTCCGCCAGGCAGCAGCAGACCTCGGCGCGTCAGTGGAGCTTCACTACTTCGCACTCACCCCCACCGAGCAACGACGACGACGCGACCGACGCCAAGCCGAAGCACCACACACCACATGGCCCATGTCCGATGCGGAACTCGCCGAATGGGCTGACCGCATCGACATCCCCACGCCTGGTGAACTCGACGGCAGTGAACCCGTCGACGACCCGCCGGCCGGATTCACGACATGGGACGAGTGGCGCAGGCATCGCTGGCCGCCGACGGTCTCCTGCCTATGATCGCCGAGACCAGAATCGGCAGGCCCCCGTCCGGGCCCGACGGGTGGCACTGGCATCCAACGACGTCGGGTAGTTGACGTGGGCGGCACCTCGCCGGTGGCACCCAGCCGCAGGTAGTCGTCACGGCCGTCGCCGTTGACGTCGGCGAACCGGATGTGGGCGCGGTCAAAATCCCAGGTCAGAAGCATCCTAAGGCGACTATGCAGAGCCCCTGGGTTGAGACCGGCACAGATGGGTAAACCGCCGACATGACTGAGCTACCGACGAACATTCTGACGGACGCGGGCTTCACGGCCGACGAGGCCGATGCCATCGTTCAGGGCTTGGTGCAAGGCATTGACCTGCATCAAGACACACAGCGCACGCACTCCATCAACATCGACGAACTCCCGCCAGAGAAGAAGGAGGCGCTCGAGCGGTTCAACATGGCCGTCGCCGCAGACTTCTGAGACGAGCACCGGCCGGCGTCCGGACGCGTGCTCACTGAGCACCTTCCACAGTGGGTGTCGGCTGGTGTGGACGGTTGACGGTCTTCTGTCGGCGGGACAGCCGGGGCCGGTGCCGGCGGCGTTTGCACGGTATGCGGATGCCGCCGCCGGCGCCCTGGTATGCGTTGTCGGCGGATGTCATGACGCTCGCGCCGTTCAGCGCATCCCTGTCTGTCAGGGTGAGTTGGGGCCAGCGGCTCGTAGCAAGTCCGCCGGACAGGGCGAGTTCAGGATCGAGAAGCGTTGAATACTGCTGTTGACGTCGTGACGGCCCAGGATGGGGTCATGAGTCGCAAGAAGGGTCCGTGTTCAGGTGGGCCGCGGGCGCGCCGGTCGTTCACGCCGGGGCAGAAGCTGGAGTTGCTGGCCGGGTATGAGCAGGCCGTCGCGGCTGGTGAGGGCGGTGCGTTCCTGCGGCGGGAGGGCTTGTACTCGTCGCTGATGTCGGAATGGCGCCGGGCCCGCGATGGCGGGTTGTTGCAGGGTAAGCCGGCTGGGGAGACGGTCGGGAGGCCGTCGGCGGAGCAGGCCGAGATCGCCCGGTTGCGCCGTGAGCTGGAGTTGGCGCAGGTGAAACTGGCGCGGACCGAGACGGCGTTGACGATCATGGGAAAAGCGCGCGAGCTCTTGGAGGACATCTCCAGGAGCGAGCCGGACGGTCCGGACGTGTTCGGGCTCGGCAGACGCTGATGGACATCTATCACGTGTTGACCGGGGCGGGGATCACGACGCGGGAGGCGAAGCGGCTGACCGGGATCGCCAGGTCCAGCGCTGAGCGCGACCGGCGGCGGCCGACACCGGCACGCCCGGTGCGGCGAGCGCCGGCGAACGCGTTCACCCCGGCCGAACGTGAGCAGGTCCTGCGGCTGTTGAACAGTGCGGAGTTCGTCGACGCCGCTCCGGCGCAGATCTATGCGGCGCTGCTGGACCAGGGCGTGTACGTCGGTTCGATCGCCACCATGTATCGGGTTCTGCGCGAGCACGCGCAGGTTCGCGAGCGTCGCCGGCTGGCCCGGCACCCGGCTCGCCAGCGTCCCGAGCTGGTCGCTGACGGGCCGCGGCAGGTCTACACCTGGGACATCACCAAGCTCGCGGGTCCCGTCAAGGGCTCGTACTTCGACGCCTACGTGATGATCGACATCTACTCCCGGTACATCGTCGGCGCCCGTGTGCACGCCCGCGAGTCCGGCCCCCTCGCGGAGTCGATGATGCGCGAGGTGTTCGGTGTCCATGGCGTCCCGCACGTCGTGCACGCCGACCGGGGCACGTCGATGACGTCGAAATCGGTGGCTGACCTGCTCGAAGACCTCGACGTGACCCGCTCGCACTCCCGGCCGAAGGTGTCCAACGACAACCCGTACAGCGAGGCCTGGTTCAAGACGTTGAAGTACGCGCCGGTCTTCCCGGACCGGTTCGCGTCCCTCGCTCAGGCGCGGGCGTTCATGACCGGCTTCGTGACCTGGTACAACCATGCCCACCGGCACTCCGGGATCGGCCTGCACACCCCCGCCGACGTCCACCACAGCCGTCACCACGCCGTCCGCGCCCACCGCGAGGACACCCTCGCCGCAGCCCGGACGGCGCACCCGGCACGGTTCGGCACCACCCGACCCCTGCCCAAGATCCTCGACCTGCCCCAACAGGTCTGGATCAACAAACCCGAGCCACAACGACAAGCCGCTTAACTCCCGTTGGCCTCAATCCCTTGACACGTTCCGGCATCGATCCGGATGTACCGCCAAGCCGTGGAGAGATAAGGACGGCACGCGGGATGCGGCACGTGGGCGCGGCGCCCCCTTCGATGGTTGTCACTCGTAGCCGAGATTCTCCTCGGAGTGCAGGTGCCACCCGTCGTGCCGCTTGACCAGGACGAAGGCGGTGCGCTCGAAAGCGTCGTAGAATCCGGAATCCGGATCGTGGCCACACGTGTACCAGAGCGCATCGACCCGCGCTGTGTCCGGAGCCTCGCTGACGACAGTCACCGAGTCCAAACTCAACTCTCCGCCGAATTCATCAACCCTGCCTTTGCTGTGCGCCTCGGCGTACCTGGCGCAAAAATCAGCAGGGCTCTGATAGAGCATCTGATACCTCCCCTTGGCCCGGCCTCCGGCTGGCAGGTGGCGGGCGCCGTCGTGTCGGGCATGTTGTCCACCGTAGGGCTTGGCACAAGCGCATAGGGCCGCAGGAGCACCATCACGAACGGACGAATGGGGGCACATCAGGTGCCCTGTTCTTGCCACCACCGGGCAGCGTCACACGTGGCCAGCGGCCGCATGAGATGCAAGCCCCTCGCCCTTGTCAGCCGCCGGTGAAGTCGAACTCGCCGTCCTTGACGCCGCCGACGAAGGCCGCCCACTCGTTGGCCGTGTAGACGATCGTCGCCGCGTCACGCGCCTTGCTGTGCCGCACGGCCACCCGACCCGAGCCGTCGAGCAGCGGCCCTGCCTCCACACAACTCCCACCGTTGCTGTCACTCTTGGTGCTGATGTGCCAGGCGACCTCGGGCATAGCCTCGTTCATGCCAACTCCTCTGCGATGGCCCCCATCAGGGCGGTCGACTCGTCCTTGCTGAGTGCGGACTTCGACAATCGATCGTACGCACGAAGAAAGCGCTCGGCTTTCGGTGACTCCATGTACAACCGGCCACCCAGGGATTCCACGTAAGCAACCGCAGGATACGGCTCAGGAAGGTGGAAGATCCAGAACGTGCCGTCGAGCCCCTGGTGGAGAGCGACCGAGGACGGCATGATCTGGATACGAACCTGCGGCAGGGCCTGGAGTTTCACCAGGTGTGCGAGCTGGTCCCGAAGTACGTGGGCACCACCTGCCCGGCGACGCACGACGGATTCGTCGATGACGGTATGAATCGTGAGCGGGCGCTCCTTGGAGAGCACTTCCTGGCGCGAGAGCCGTAACTCGACCCAGCGGTTGATCGTCGACTCGGACACCTCCTGCTCCGCCGCGTTCCGGATCACCGCTTCGGCGTAGGCCCGGGTCTGGAGCAGCCCCGGCACGAGGGTCATGTGGAAGCAGCACACCTTGTCGGCACGGCCTTCCAGCCACGGGTACTCGATGAAGGACGAGTCGACGACGTCGCCGTAGTCTTCGTCCCAACGGTCGGTGCGCCACACATCCTCGGCCAGGGCCAGCAGACGGGCCCGCTCGGCGGCGTGGTGGAAGCCGTAGAGGTCGAGCAGCGCGACGACGTCACCCTTGCGGATCGGCCAGTCCGCCCGCTCGTACCGCCCGAGCGCCGACATGTCCCGTTGCAGGTGCTCCGAGACGAGCTTCAAGGTCATTCCCCGTTCTTCCCGCAGGGCACGCAGTTGCTGCCCGAGCCACTGCGCGCGCAGGGTCCGAATGAACGGCTTGTGCGGCATGATCCACCTCTCGAAAAAGTTGACAAGGCCCGCGAAGGAACCATTGCTCCAGTTCCAGGCCACTGGAAATGTGGCCTTCGGGTGAGGGTGATCACCGGCCCCCGGGGACGCCCGGTGCAAGCGCAGTAACCGCGGCTGTGCCAACAGCCGAGAAGGTGACGAGAGACGGCATCGCGGGTGGCAGCCGCATACCGGATCTCGTCGGGCCTCTACGTGGAGCCGCATTCGCATTCGTCTGTCGGCTCCGACCGACTTGCTGAATATCTATCACGGCGGCCGGGGTCACCGCGACCCCGTACCGCGCGACACCTGCACATCCACGGCAGCCCGGCCGCCGTACCCGCCGAATGAGGCTGCGGTCGCCGGGCGGGGCGGCCCTGCCGGAATTCCCCCTCCAGCGGGGCCGCCCCATCCAAAGCGCACAGAGGAGGGACCGATGGGACCAGGCACCATCTACCGGGGCGCGCTCCCGGCCCGGCTGCACCCCGTGCTCGTCCGCAACAGGCGGTTCTCCCCCGCCGGGTTCGGCCGGCGGGGGCTCGACCCCGAGGAGGTACGCCGGTTCCTGCACCGGGTAGCGCTGGAGTTGACGACGTTGCACCACGAGGTGGACCGGTTGGTCGAGGAGAACGCCCGGATCAAACAGGCGCTCCGTGACTGGCAGACCGTCCAGGCCCGCCGGCGTCGGTCGTGAACCCGCCGGCAGCACCCGGCCCCGACGCGGTCTTCGCCCCGCTTCCCCGGGCCGCAGTCGAGGCGGTCGCCGGCTCGGACGACCGGTCCCCCGGCCACGTCATCCATCTGCCGATCACGATCACCGACCGGGACGATGCGCTGCGTTTCGCGTACGCGCTGGCGCGTTCGCTGGCGTTGGTGCCGGGGGTCGAGGTCGGTGGGGCCACCGTGTCCGCCGAGGACGCCCAGGACGTACGACGGTGGGTGTTCTGTGACCGGATCCTGCCGGACCGCCGGCGCTGCCTGGCACGGGCCGAGCACGACGGGCCGTGCGACCCCGGCCGGTGAGCCGGTCGGCGGCTGTCAGTCGACCTCCACGACGGCCAGCTCGCCGACCTGTTCGCCGATCTGCTGGCGGGCGTCCGGCGGCAGCCCGGCGTCGGTGATCAGCAGGTCGGCCTCGGCCAGCGGGGCGATGGTGGCGATGCCGATGGTCTCCCACTTGGTGTGGTCGGCCAGCACCACCAGGTGCCGGGCGGCACCGATCAGCCGCCTGTTGACCGCCGCCTCCAGCAGGTTGGGGGTGGTGAACCCGGTGCGTGGGCTCATCCCGTGCACGCCGAGGAAGAGCAGATCCACATTGAGGGTACGGATCGCCGCCTCGGCCACCGGCCCGGTCAGCGCGTCCGACGGGGTACGCATGCCCCCGGTCAGCACCACGGTCTGGTCGACACGCGGGTTCTGGTAGAGCGCGTCGGCGACCGGGATCGAGTTGGTCACCACCGTCAACCCGGGTACGTCGCCGAGCAGGGTGGCAAGCGCGGCGGTGGTGGTGCCGGCGGAGAGCGCCACGGCCATCCCCGGCTCGACCATCCGGGCGGCCCGCCCGGCGATGGCCCGTTTCTCGTCCTGCTGACGGATCGACTTCGCGGCGAAGCCCGGTTCCTCGGCCGACCCGGGACCGGCCAGGGTAGCCCCGCCGTGCACCTTGTCGACCAGCCCCCGCTCGGCAAGCACCTCCAGGTCGCGGCGGATCGTCATGTCGGAGACGCCGAACCTGCTGACCAGGTGGCTGACCCGCACCCCGCCGCGCTGCCGGATCAGCTCCAGGATGGCGTTCTGCCGTTGCTGAGCGAGCATGGAACCTCCCAACCGCGCGGACGAGGGAACGGTACGCAGGTCAGGCCGCTGCGGCCGGGGACGGCTCACCCGCTGGGACCGCCACCGTCGCCGCCCGCTCCTCCCGGACCACCGCCACCTCGCCGGCCGGCACCCGCAGCGTGCCGCCGCAGGGCTGCCCGGTGAGCAGGTCGGTGCCGGTCACGTCGAGGGTCGCCTCGTCCTCGGTGTGGTTGAGCACGAACAGCCAGGACCGGTCGTCGGCGTGGCGGCGGACCACCTCGACGCCGGGCGGGGCGGCGACCGGCGGCCGGACCCCGGCCTCGGTGAGCAGCCGCACCACCAGGGCGTCGGTGGCCGCCTCGTCGAGCCGGGTGGCCAGGTACCAGGCGGTGCCGTCGCCGACGCGGTGCCGGGTCAGCGCGGGCACCCCGGGCAACGGCCCGTCCTCGTACGACGCCACCACCTCGGCACCCTCCGGGTGCAGCCACTCGGTCCACACGTCGGCGGTGGAGCCGTCGTCGAGGGTGACCTGCTCGCCGGCCAGCAGCGGGAAGAACTCCTCGGTACGCACGCCGAGCAGTTCCCGGAACGCGCCCGGGTAGCCGCCGAGCCGGATGTGGTCGTGCTCGTCGACGATCCCGCTGAAGTAGGTCACCAGCGCCGTCCCGCCCCCGGCGACGTACCGGCGCAGCGCCTCGGCGTCGGCGTCGCGGGCCAGGTAGAGGGTGGGGACGAGGACCAGCCGGTAGCCGGACAGGTCGGCCGACGGGTGCACCACGTCGGCGGTGACCCCGGCCCGCCACAGCGCGTCGTAGAGCGCCCGCATCCGGTCGGTGTAGGTGACGTCGACGCTGGGGTGGGAGTCCAACTCGACCCCCCACCAGGCCTCCCAGTCGAACAGGATCGCCACCTCGGCCTCGACCCGGCTGCCGCGTACCTCGGCCAGGGCCTTGAGGTCGGCGCCGAGCCGGCAGACCTCGTCGAAGACCTTGGTGTCCGGGCCGGCGTGCGGGACCAGGGCGGAGTGGTACTTCTCCGCGCCGGCCCGGGAGGCCCGCCACTGGAAGAAGAGCACCCCGTCGGCGCCGCGCGCCACGTGGGCGAGGCTGTTGCGGCGTAGCTGGCCGGGAGTCTTGGCGACGTTGCGGGGCTGCCAGTTGACCGCGCTCGTGGAGTGCTCCATCAGCAGCCACGGGGCACCGCCGGCGACGCCCCGGGTCTGGTCGGCGGCGAACGACAGGCCGAGGTGGGCGTTCGGGTCGGTGGCCATCAGGTAGTGGTCGTTGGCGACCAGGTCCACGTCGGACGTCCAAGAGTGGTAGTCCATGTGCTTGGCCATGCCGATCATGAAGTTGGTGGTGACCGGCTGGCGGACCCGCCGCTTGAGCACCTCCCGCTCGGCGCGGAGCTGGGCGCGCTGCTCGTCGGAGGAGAACCGCAGGAAGTCGAGCTGCTGGGTGGGGTTGGCCATGGTCAGCGTGGCCCGGGGCGGGTTGATCTCGGCCCAGTCGTGGTAACGCTGGCTCCAGAAGGCGGTGCCCCAGGCGTCGTTGAGCCGGTCGAGGTCACCGTAGCGCCCGCGCAGCCAGCCCCGGAACGCCTCGGCGCTGACGTCGCAGTAGCAGTGCACGTTGTGGCAGCCCAGCTCGTTGGAGACGTGCCACATGACCACCGCGGGGTGCTCGGCGTAGCGGTCGGCGACGGTCTCGACCAGGGCGAGCGAACGCTCCCGGAAGATCGGCGAGCTGGGGCAGTACGCCTGCCGCCCGCCGGGCCACCGCACGGTGCCGTCGACGGTACGCGGCAGCGTCTCGGGGTGCCGGTGGGCCAGCCACGGGGGCGGGCTGGCGGTGGCGGTGGCCAGGTCGACGTGGATGCCGCCGGCGTGCAGCACGTCGAGGGCCCGGTCGAGCCAGCCGAACTCGTACCGGCCGGGGGACGGTTCGAGCAGCGCCCAGGAGAAGATCCCGACGGAGACCAGGTCGACCCCGGCCCGGCGCATCAGCGCGACGTCGTCGGCCCAGACCTGCTCAGGCCACTGCTCGGGGTTGTAGTCGGCGCCGAAGTGGATCCCGTCGCCCTGCCAGCTGCCGTGTTGCCGCATGAGTGCAGAGCGTGCCCCCAGCGGACGATCAAGTCAACACTTTCCAACATCGACCATCTTTCCAACGTTTACCGCTCGGATCGCCTGTCAGCACACAGATATCGATCCGGAGCTGCCCCCTTGACAGGGCGGCACGGACGGGTAGCTTCAAGCGCCACCGGGAGTTCGTGTTTGCCAATGTTCGTTCTCGGTGGATCTATGTTGGCATTTCCGAACTGCCGCTCCCCCACCACTGACGGCCCTTCGGGCGCAGCGCACCTCTTCATCCGCAGGAGGCACCATGTCCCGTCCCCGCACCGAAGCCGAGTACCTCGCCCGGCTCGTACCGTCCTCCGTCGCCGGCATCGGCCGACGCTCCCTGCTCACCGGGGTCGGCGCGGGCGCGCTGCTCGGCACCGGGCTGCTCGCCGGCTGCGGTTCCGACTCCGGCTCCGGCTCGGGCGGCGACAGCAAGGAGGTGTCGGTCGGCTCCAACCAGTCCGACCCGCAGCCGAAGGCGGTGATCGCCAAGGTGATGGACGGGTTCAAGGCCGCGTCCGGCGTCGCCCCCAAGATCAACACGGTGGACCACAACACCTACCAGGAGAACATCAACAACTACCTCCAGGGCAAGCCGGACGACGTGTTCATGTGGTTCGCCGGCTACCGGATGCGGTTCTTCGCCGCCAAGGGCCTGACCGGCGACATCAGCGACGTGTGGGGCAAGCTCTCCGGCTACTCCGACGCGTTCAGGAAGGCGTCCACCGGGGACGACGGCAAGCAGTACTTCGTACCGTCGTCGTACTACCCGTGGGCGGTCTTCTACCGCAAGTCGGTCTGGAAGCAGCACGGCTACCAGGTGCCGACCACCATCGACCAGTTCACCGCCCTCGGCGCGCAGATGAAGAAGGACGGCCTCACCCCGATCGCCTTCGCCGACAAGGACGGCTGGCCGGCGATGGGCACCTTCGACATCCTCAACCTGCGGATCAACGGCTACCAGTTCCACATCGACCTGATGGCCGGCAAGGAGGCGTGGACCTCCGACAAGGTCAAGAAGGTCTTCGACACCTGGAACGGCCTGCTCCCGCTGCACCAGCCGGACAGCCTGGGCCGCACCTGGCAGGAGGCCGCCCAGTCGTTGCAGCAGAAGAAGAGCGGCATGTACCTGCTCGGCCTCTTCGTCGCCCAGCAGTTCGGCAACGACGAGCAGGACGACATCGACTTCTTCACCTTCCCCGAGATCGACCCGGCCATCGGGGCCAAGGCGCTGGACGCGCCGATCGACGGCTACATGCTGGCCCGCAAGCCCAAGGCCGAGGCCAACGCCAGGAAGCTGCTGGAGTACGTCGGCTCCAAGGAGGCCGCCGACATCACCGTGAAGAACGACCCGACCACCCTGGTCGCCAACAGCGGCGCGGACACCAGCGGCTACACCGCCCTGCAGAAGAAGGCCGCCGAGCTGGTCGGCTCGGCCACCGAGATCGCCCAGTTCCTCGACCGGGACACCCGGCCGGACTTCGCCTCCACCGTGATCATCCCGGCCCTCCAGCAGTTCATCAAGAACCCCAGGGACATCGACGGGCTGGTCAACAGCATCGAGAACCAGAAGAAGTCGATCTTCACCAGCTGACGGCGAGAGGGGGAGGACCGTCGTGTCCGACCTGCCCCTGATCCAAGCGGATCACGCCGTGGCGTCGCCGGCCCCGACCAGCCCCTCCCGGGGTGGTCGTGGCCGGCGGCTACGGCTCCTGTCCCGCACCGACCGCGTGGTGATCACGCTGATGGTGCTCGTACCGCTGCTGCTGGTGGTGGGTCTGGTCTGGCTGCCCGCGCTGGCCACCGTGGCGCTCTCCGGCACCGACTGGGACGGCATCGGCCCCCTGAGCGAGATCGACTGGGTGGGCGGCCGGAACTACGCCGACGTGGTCGGCAACTATCCGCCGTTCGTGCCGGCGATGCAGCACAACCTGCTCTGGCTGGCCGCACTGTTCGTGGTGGCCACCCCGCTCGGGATGTTCCTCGCCGTGCTGCTCGACAAGGAGATCCGGGGCAGCCGGTTCTACCAGACCGCGCTCTACCTGCCTGTGGTGCTCTCGCTGGCACTGATCGGCTTCGTCTGGCAGCTCATCTACTCCCGCGACCAGGGGCTGCTCAACGCCGTCCTGGGCGGCCAGACCGACTGGTACGGCGACCCGCACGTCAACATCTGGGCGGTGCTGGTGGCGGCCGGCTGGCGGCACGTCGGCTACATCATGCTGCTCTACCTGGCCGGACTCAAGGGGGTCGACCCGTCGCTGCGGGAGGCCGCCTCGGTCGACGGGGCCTCGGAGACCAGCACCTTCTTCCGGGTGGTCTTCCCGGTGATGCGGCCCATCAACATCATCGTGCTGGTGGTGACCGTGATCGAGTCGCTGCGCGCGTTCGACCTGGTCTGGGTGATCAACAAGGGCCGCAACGGGTTGGAGCTCATCTCGGCCCTGGTCACCCAGAACGTGGTAGGCGAGGCGAGCCGGATCGGCTTCGGCTCCGCCCTGGCGACCATCATGCTTGCCATCTCGCTTGTCTTCATCACCATCTACC harbors:
- a CDS encoding ABC transporter substrate-binding protein; this encodes MSRPRTEAEYLARLVPSSVAGIGRRSLLTGVGAGALLGTGLLAGCGSDSGSGSGGDSKEVSVGSNQSDPQPKAVIAKVMDGFKAASGVAPKINTVDHNTYQENINNYLQGKPDDVFMWFAGYRMRFFAAKGLTGDISDVWGKLSGYSDAFRKASTGDDGKQYFVPSSYYPWAVFYRKSVWKQHGYQVPTTIDQFTALGAQMKKDGLTPIAFADKDGWPAMGTFDILNLRINGYQFHIDLMAGKEAWTSDKVKKVFDTWNGLLPLHQPDSLGRTWQEAAQSLQQKKSGMYLLGLFVAQQFGNDEQDDIDFFTFPEIDPAIGAKALDAPIDGYMLARKPKAEANARKLLEYVGSKEAADITVKNDPTTLVANSGADTSGYTALQKKAAELVGSATEIAQFLDRDTRPDFASTVIIPALQQFIKNPRDIDGLVNSIENQKKSIFTS
- a CDS encoding beta-galactosidase, whose protein sequence is MRQHGSWQGDGIHFGADYNPEQWPEQVWADDVALMRRAGVDLVSVGIFSWALLEPSPGRYEFGWLDRALDVLHAGGIHVDLATATASPPPWLAHRHPETLPRTVDGTVRWPGGRQAYCPSSPIFRERSLALVETVADRYAEHPAVVMWHVSNELGCHNVHCYCDVSAEAFRGWLRGRYGDLDRLNDAWGTAFWSQRYHDWAEINPPRATLTMANPTQQLDFLRFSSDEQRAQLRAEREVLKRRVRQPVTTNFMIGMAKHMDYHSWTSDVDLVANDHYLMATDPNAHLGLSFAADQTRGVAGGAPWLLMEHSTSAVNWQPRNVAKTPGQLRRNSLAHVARGADGVLFFQWRASRAGAEKYHSALVPHAGPDTKVFDEVCRLGADLKALAEVRGSRVEAEVAILFDWEAWWGVELDSHPSVDVTYTDRMRALYDALWRAGVTADVVHPSADLSGYRLVLVPTLYLARDADAEALRRYVAGGGTALVTYFSGIVDEHDHIRLGGYPGAFRELLGVRTEEFFPLLAGEQVTLDDGSTADVWTEWLHPEGAEVVASYEDGPLPGVPALTRHRVGDGTAWYLATRLDEAATDALVVRLLTEAGVRPPVAAPPGVEVVRRHADDRSWLFVLNHTEDEATLDVTGTDLLTGQPCGGTLRVPAGEVAVVREERAATVAVPAGEPSPAAAA
- a CDS encoding helix-turn-helix domain-containing protein, encoding MPHKPFIRTLRAQWLGQQLRALREERGMTLKLVSEHLQRDMSALGRYERADWPIRKGDVVALLDLYGFHHAAERARLLALAEDVWRTDRWDEDYGDVVDSSFIEYPWLEGRADKVCCFHMTLVPGLLQTRAYAEAVIRNAAEQEVSESTINRWVELRLSRQEVLSKERPLTIHTVIDESVVRRRAGGAHVLRDQLAHLVKLQALPQVRIQIMPSSVALHQGLDGTFWIFHLPEPYPAVAYVESLGGRLYMESPKAERFLRAYDRLSKSALSKDESTALMGAIAEELA
- a CDS encoding DivIVA domain-containing protein; this encodes MGPGTIYRGALPARLHPVLVRNRRFSPAGFGRRGLDPEEVRRFLHRVALELTTLHHEVDRLVEENARIKQALRDWQTVQARRRRS
- a CDS encoding DUF397 domain-containing protein; this translates as MNEAMPEVAWHISTKSDSNGGSCVEAGPLLDGSGRVAVRHSKARDAATIVYTANEWAAFVGGVKDGEFDFTGG
- a CDS encoding DeoR/GlpR family DNA-binding transcription regulator, which produces MLAQQRQNAILELIRQRGGVRVSHLVSRFGVSDMTIRRDLEVLAERGLVDKVHGGATLAGPGSAEEPGFAAKSIRQQDEKRAIAGRAARMVEPGMAVALSAGTTTAALATLLGDVPGLTVVTNSIPVADALYQNPRVDQTVVLTGGMRTPSDALTGPVAEAAIRTLNVDLLFLGVHGMSPRTGFTTPNLLEAAVNRRLIGAARHLVVLADHTKWETIGIATIAPLAEADLLITDAGLPPDARQQIGEQVGELAVVEVD
- a CDS encoding AAA family ATPase, encoding MTMGQPTLFLTVGLPCTGKTTTARRIEIEQNALRLTKDEWVKALYGHENPPSAGDVIEGRLIQIGLRALELGTNVVIDYGLWGRDERSALRQAAADLGASVELHYFALTPTEQRRRRDRRQAEAPHTTWPMSDAELAEWADRIDIPTPGELDGSEPVDDPPAGFTTWDEWRRHRWPPTVSCL
- a CDS encoding winged helix-turn-helix transcriptional regulator translates to MSQYEHTCMIRGDGGRTIRAILDRICNKWTLLIVATLDGGALRFTELHQQIPGISQRMLTLTLRHLEHDGLVSRTAYAEVPPRVEYALTPTGKSLIPPALALAGWAIANVPHIEASRALHQTGTG
- a CDS encoding carbohydrate ABC transporter permease; its protein translation is MSDLPLIQADHAVASPAPTSPSRGGRGRRLRLLSRTDRVVITLMVLVPLLLVVGLVWLPALATVALSGTDWDGIGPLSEIDWVGGRNYADVVGNYPPFVPAMQHNLLWLAALFVVATPLGMFLAVLLDKEIRGSRFYQTALYLPVVLSLALIGFVWQLIYSRDQGLLNAVLGGQTDWYGDPHVNIWAVLVAAGWRHVGYIMLLYLAGLKGVDPSLREAASVDGASETSTFFRVVFPVMRPINIIVLVVTVIESLRAFDLVWVINKGRNGLELISALVTQNVVGEASRIGFGSALATIMLAISLVFITIYLAVVMREGRR
- a CDS encoding IS3 family transposase (programmed frameshift); the protein is MSRKKGPCSGGPRARRSFTPGQKLELLAGYEQAVAAGEGGAFLRREGLYSSLMSEWRRARDGGLLQGKPAGETVGRPSAEQAEIARLRRELELAQVKLARTETALTIMGKAPRALGGHLQERAGRSGRVRARQTLMDIYHVLTGAGITTREAKRLTGIARSSAERDRRRPTPARPVRRAPANAFTPAEREQVLRLLNSAEFVDAAPAQIYAALLDQGVYVGSIATMYRVLREHAQVRERRRLARHPARQRPELVADGPRQVYTWDITKLAGPVKGSYFDAYVMIDIYSRYIVGARVHARESGPLAESMMREVFGVHGVPHVVHADRGTSMTSKSVADLLEDLDVTRSHSRPKVSNDNPYSEAWFKTLKYAPVFPDRFASLAQARAFMTGFVTWYNHAHRHSGIGLHTPADVHHSRHHAVRAHREDTLAAARTAHPARFGTTRPLPKILDLPQQVWINKPEPQRQAA